A DNA window from Arachis hypogaea cultivar Tifrunner chromosome 18, arahy.Tifrunner.gnm2.J5K5, whole genome shotgun sequence contains the following coding sequences:
- the LOC114925775 gene encoding uncharacterized protein: protein MKYQAHINLEFCNKSNVIKYLFKYVNKGPDRVTATIRETYDVGESSQVVDEIKQYYNYRYLSPSESMWRIFAYDIHHRWPSIHRLTFHLPNQQHVVFDDVDITTHVYLCNKDLLTMFTSWMMANRQFPEGRSLTYVEYPGKFVYCLNSKEWKPRQKGFSIGRLSFAHPSSGELFYMRMLLNVQRGCTSFRSIRTVNGVTYDTFQEACFAMEFLIDDKEYVSAIKEVVELASAAQLRRLFVMLLLSGSMGRPLSVWEQTWAYLFDDILYRRRHELQYPDLTMSQDELQTFCLLEIEKLLQSNGKSLRNYAGMPVPNNSLVSQFSNLMLLRELEYDIVSLTHEHDANILKLNEEKRVVYNKIIDCVSNKRHRFFFVYGFGGTGKTFLYRVLSARLRYEKKIVINVASSGISSLLLPGGKTVHSMFNIPVELTEDTVCRIKKDSPKSEVFQLAI, encoded by the exons ATGAAATATCAAGCTCACATAAATCTTGAGTTCTGTAACAAGTCAAACGTCATTAAGTATCTTTTTAAGTATGTCAATAAGGGTCCAGATCGGGTGACTGCAACTATTAGAGAAACATATGATGTTGGTGAATCTTCTCAGGTGGTTGATGAGATCAAACAGTATTACAATTATCGTTATTTATCACCGTCTGAATCCATGTGGAGAATTTTTGCTTATGATATTCATCATAGATGGCCGTCGATACATAGGTTAACTTTTCACTTGCCGAACCAGCAACATGTTGTATTTGATGATGTTGATATCACTACTCATGTTTATTTGTGCAACAAAGATTTGCTGACAATGTTTACGAGTTGGATGATGGCCAACAGGCAGTTCCCGGAGGGGCGGTCTTTAACATATGTTGAATATCCAGGAAAATTTGTCTATTGTTTGAATAGCAAGGAGTGGAAGCCAAGACAGAAGGGATTCTCAATTGGAAGATTGAGTTTCGCTCATCCCTCATCTGGTGAACTTTTCTACATGCGGATGCTTTTGAATGTGCAGAGAGGTTGTACCAGTTTTCGAAGTATAAGAACCGTGAATGGTGTTACTTATGATACATTTCAAGAGGCATGTTTCGCCATGGAATTCTTGATAGATGATAAGGAGTATGTTTCTGCTATTAAGGAAGTCGTTGAGTTAGCGTCAGCTGCACAGCTAAGGAGGCTTTTTGTGATGTTGTTGCTATCTGGTTCCATGGGAAGACCTCTGTCAGTTTGGGAACAAACTTGGGCTTATTTGTTTGATGATATTCTTTATCGCAGAAGACATGAGCTGCAATATCCCG ATCTAACGATGAGTCAGGACGAGTTGCAAACTTTTTGTTTGTTGGAGATTGAGAAACTATTGCAGAGTAATGGAAAATCATTGAGAAATTATGCTGGCATGCCGGTTCCTAATAACTCTTTAGTCTCTCAATTTAGCAATTTGATGTTGTTGCGTGAGTTGGAGTATGATATTGTTTCTTTGACTCATGAGCACGATGCAAATATCTTAAAGTTAAATGAAGAAAAAAGGGTGGTCTacaataaaattattgattgtGTTTCGAATAAGAGGCACAGATTCTTTTTTGTGTACGGGTTTGGTGGTACTGGAAAAACTTTTTTATACAGAGTTTTGTCAGCTAGATTGCGATATGAGAAAAAGATTGTTATAAACGTTGCTTCTAGTGGTATTTCTTCTCTGTTGTTACCTGGTGGTAAGACGGTGCATTCTATGTTCAATATTCCTGTTGAGCTGACTGAAGACACTGTTTGTCGGATTAAGAAAGATAGTCCAAAATCTGAGGTATTCCAATTGGCCATTTGA
- the LOC140181299 gene encoding uncharacterized protein has protein sequence MFAFTSFGGKVLDSMNDGRGPPQFIISGQNYHRIGSLLPDAGQKPKFAQLYIYDTQHEIMHRQRIFGYVYSCDLIVILCFVPVIMQIYEIDKELITELLQMIDTHNVIAQKVDRRIYSAPSCDEVAALIVGDFDSSDHGRDIIVRSTGGRLQRIYETHSLYWPLQYPLLFPYGEDGYQLNIGYRGEQPGYVPRRRTRVFLREFICFRLQIREHEHGIIHKCRRLFQQFVVDCFTMIESQRLYEIRMKQSTIRGEVLQLGHESFCLLHSLVVDVICLTVVKMPWQFVNILAIQIYSSLLRLKCLLSNLKEGVFFGPLNAGMYTIEFQKRGLPHAHMLLWLNRESNLQSVEIVDEFICAELPNLQKFPSLYNVVTKYMIHGPCGQLRPSSPCMKDGKCSKFHPKRFVDQTSFDEDGYPIYRRRNMGVTVKINDVDIDNRFVCPIIHCC, from the exons ATGTTTGCCTTCACGTCTTTTGGCGGTAAGGTATTGGATTCAATGAATGATGGGAGGGGTCCACCGCAGTTTATAATAAGTGGTCAAAATTATCATCGGATAGGAAGTTTGCTCCCAGATGCTGGTCAGAAGCCTAAATTTGCGCAGTTATATATATACGACACTCAGCATGAGATAATGCATAGGCAGCGAATCTTTGGATAT GTTTATAGCTGTGATTTGATAGTTATACTGTGTTTTGTTCCAGTTATAAT GCAAATATATGAGATAGATAAAGAATTGATAACTGAATTGTTGCAAATGATCGATACTCATAATGTTATAGCACA GAAGGTTGATCGAAGAATTTACAGTGCTCCCTCTTGCGATGAAGTTGCTGCTTTGATTGTTGGAGATTTTGATTCGTCGGATCATGGTCGTGACATTATTGTTCGATCTACTGGTGGTCGGTTGCAACGTATTTATGAAACTCATTCTCTGTATTGGCCCTTACAGTATCCTCTGTTGTTTCCATATGGCGAGGATGGTTACCAGCTGAACATTGGTTATCGAGGTGAACAGCCTGGATATGTTCCTAGAAGGAGAACAAGGGTTTTCCTTAGGGAATTCATATGTTTTCGTCTCCAGATTAGGGAGCACGAACATGGAATTATTCACAAGTGTAGGCGGTTATTTCAACAATTTGTTGTTGATTGTTTTACCATGATTGAGTCCCAGAGGTTGTATGAGATTAGAATGAAGCAAAGTACAATTAGAGGAGAAGTCCTTCAATTGGGACACGAATCATTTTGCCTTCTTCATTCACTGGTGGTAGACGTTATATGTTTAACCGTTGTCAAGATGCCATGGCAATTTGTAAACATTTTGGCTATCCAGATTTATTCCTCACTATTACGT TTGAAGTGCCTGCTTAGCAATCTCAAGGAAGGTGTGTTTTTTGGTCCACTTAATGCAG gtaTGTATACTATTGAGTTCCAAAAAAGAGGTCTACCGCATGCACACATGTTACTTTGGCTTAACAGGGAAAGCAACTTACAAAGTGTTGAAATTGTTGATGAATTCATCTGTGCCGAGCTACCCAATCTCCAGAAATTTCCATCTCTTTATAATGTCGTCACCAAGTACATGATCCATGGTCCCTGCGGTCAACTTAGACCGAGTTCTCCTTGCATGAAAGATGGTAAGTGCTCAAAATTTCATCCGAAAAGATTCGTTGACCAAACGAGCTTTGATGAAGATGGCTATCCAATATATAGACGTCGTAATATGGGTGTGACAGTGAAAATCAACGATGTTGATATTGATAACAGATTTGTTTGCCCTATAATCCACTGCTGTTAA
- the LOC112769750 gene encoding uncharacterized protein translates to MTNKLAFEALDRTLRDIMVSVSDRNKDLPFSGKVVVLGGDFRQVLPVIPKGSRAEIVMASINSSVLWKYCEVLQLTKNMRLASGLEQSTAQELRSFSDWILQIGEGRCGTLVNDKLFVDIPSDLIIPILENPVEDIDRAILAPTVENVEEINNYIVDILPGEEKNYLSADSICGSDAYFDVDVDWINVEFLNQIRCSGLPNHSLKLKIGVPIILLRNIDPAGGLCNGTRLVMRDLGTNVIGADIVSGSNVGDKVFITRMNLIPSDTVIPFKFQRRQFPVSLSFAMTINKSQGKTLSTVGLFLRRFVFCHGQLYVALSRVRNRNGLKILLYDEGLVDPTRTENVVFKEVFDKI, encoded by the exons ATGACTAACAAATTAGCATTTGAAGCGCTCGATAGGACGTTGCGTGATATAATGGTTTCGGTCTCTGATAGGAATAAAGATTTACCTTTTAGTGGGAAGGTGGTCGTTCTTGGTGGTGATTTCAGGCAGGTCTTGCCAGTTATTCCAAAAGGTTCTCGTGCTGAGATTGTGATGGCTTCCATAAATTCTTCTGTCCTCTGGAAATACTGCGAAGTTTTGCAACTGACAAAAAATATGAGGTTAGCAAGTGGATTGGAACAATCAACTGCTCAGGAGTTAAGGTCGTTTTCAGATTGGATACTTCAAATTGGTGAAGGTCGATGTGGAACTCTGGTCAATGATAAACTTTTTGTTGATATTCCTTCTGATTTAATCATTCCTATTTTGGAAAATCCAGTGGAAGATATT GATAGGGCAATATTGGCTCCGACTGTCGAGAATGTTGAAGAGATAAACAATTATATAGTTGACATTTTGCCCGGTGAGGAGAAAAATTATCTCAGTGCTGATTCGATATGTGGTAGTGATGCctattttgatgttgatgttgattggATAAATGTTGAATTCTTGAATCAGATTAGGTGTTCTGGTCTACCTAATCATTCGTTGAAGTTGAAAATAGGCGTGCCTATTATTTTGTTGAGGAATATTGATCCAGCTGGGGGTTTGTGTAATGGGACTCGACTTGTTATGCGAGATCTAGGGACAAATGTGATCGGTGCGGATATTGTTTCTGGTAGCAATGTTGGGGATAAAGTTTTTATCACCAGAATGAATTTGATTCCCAGTGATACGGTTATACCGTTTAAATTCCAACGCCGTCAATTTCCAGTTTCTTTGTCGTTTGCGATGACAATCAACAAAAGCCAGGGTAAGACATTATCAACAGTCGGTTTGTTCTTGCGTCGTTTTGTGTTTTGTCACGGTCAACTTTATGTAGCTCTTTCCCGAGTTAGGAATAGAAATGGTCTTAAGATTTTACTTTATGATGAAGGATTAGTTGATCCTACCAGGACTGAAAACGTTGTATTTAAGGAAGTTTTTGATAAGATATAa